CGCACCAATGGCCCGAGCCGGGTAAGCTACGCCGTAGGGCTGCAGTTTAAGCGCCTGCCCGGTGGGGCCGAAATGCCGGTGCAGGGCCTGCCCGCCCAGGCCCGCATCAGCAACCCGAGCTGGTCGCCGGATAATAAATACCTGGCTTTCAGCCTGACCACGCCCGCCAGCGAAGGCACCGCGGGCCGCGTGGAGCTGTGGGTGGCCGACGTAGCCACGAACTCGGCGCGCCGCCTGCTGACCACGCCGCTCAACGAAACCTTCGGGACGGCCTTCGAATGGCTGTCGGATAGCCAGACACTGCTGGCGCGCGTGGTGCCCGCCGGCCGTGGGCCGGCCCCGGCCGCCGATGCTACGCCCACCGGCCCGGCCGTGCAGGAAGCCGGCAGCGGCAAAAAGTCGGGAGCCCGCACTTACCAGGATTTGCTAAAAAATCCGGCCGACGAGCACCTTTTCGATTATTATGCTACCGCACAGCTGGTGAAAGTAAAGCTGGCCGACGGCTCGGCCCAGCCGCTCGGCGAGCCGGGCGTTCTGCGGTCGGTGTCGCCCTCGCCCGACGGGCGCTACGTGCTGGTGCGGACGGCGCACAAGCCCTATTCGTACACCTTGCCCATCAGCAGCTTTCCGCAGCGGATTGACGTGCTCGACGTGGCTACGGGCAGCCTGGTCAAAACCATTGCCGACCTGCCGCTGGCCGACAACGTGCCTACCAACTTCGATGCCGTGCCCACCGGCCCGCGCGACCACGCCTGGCGCACCGACGTGCCGGCCACGCTCTCCTATGCGGAGGCGCAGGATGGCGGCGACCCCAAGGTAAAGACTGCCATCAGGGAAAAGGTATATCTGCTGCCCGCGCCCTTTAGTGGTCCGGCGCAGGAACTGGCGGCCCTGCCGCTGCGCTACGCTGGCCTTACCTGGGGCACCGACCACCTGGCGCTGGTAGATGGCTACCGCTGGGCCGACCGCCACGAAACCACCTGGCAGCTCGACCCCGCTGCCCCTGGCCAGCCCCTGAAAGTGCTGTTCGATGGCTCGTCGCAGGATACGTACCACAACCCCGGCACGCCGGTTACGCGCCGCAACGCCCAGGGCCGCTACGTGCTGCGCCTGAGCCAGGGTGGCCAGGCAATTTACCTGTCGGGGCAGGGTGCTTCGCCCGAGGGCGACCGGCCCTTTGTGGACGAGCTGAACCTTCAGACCAGAAAAACCGCCCGCCTGTGGCGCTCCGAAGCGCCGTACTACGAAGTGCCGGTAACTATTTTCGACGGTAAAAAAGGCCAGCTGGAGCTGCTGACCCGCCGCGAATCCATCGACCAGAACCCGAACTACTACCTGCGCGAGCTGGGTAAAAAAGGCCAGCCGCTGGCTCTCACGCACTTTGCCAACCCGTACGCTAAGTTTGGCGGCAGCTTCCGCAAGCAGGTGCTGCACTACAAGCGGGCCGATGGCGTAGACCTCACAGCCAACCTCTACCTGCCCCCGAACTACAAAAAGACCGACGGCCCGCTGCCCACCCTGATGGAGGCGTACCCCGTCGAGTTTAAGGATAAAGCCAACGCGGGCCAGGTGAATGGCTCGCCCTACACGTTTACGCGCATTAGTTGGGCCTCGCCCGTGTACTGGGTAACGCAGGGCTATGCCGTGCTCGAAAACGCCACCGTACCCATCGTGGGGGAAGGCAGCGCCGAGCCCAACGATACCTACACCGAGCAGCTGGTGAGCAGCGCCAAGGCAGCCATTGACGAAGGCGCCCGCCTGGGCGTGGTTGACCCGGCCCGCGTAGCCGTAATGGGCCACAGCTACGGCGCGTTTATGACCGCCAACCTGCTGGCCCACTCCAACTTATTTAAGGCTGGTATTGCACGCAGCGGCGCGTACAACCGCACGCTTACACCCTTTGGCTTTCAGGGGGAAGAGCGTACTTACTGGCAGGCCAAGGGTGTATACGACGCCATGTCACCCTTCAACTTTGCCGATAAAATCAAGACCCCCATCCTGCTTATTCACGGCGAGGCTGATAACAACTCGGGCACCTTTCCCATTCAGAGCGAGCGCTTTTATGCAGCGCTGAAAGGCCAGGGCGCTACCGTGCGCTACGTGGTGCTGCCGGCGGAAGCTCATAGCTACGCCGCCCGCGAAAACCTGCTTCACATGCTCTGGGAAATGGATTCGTGGCTGAACAAGTACGTGAAGGCCCCGGCTCCGGCAGTGAACTAGGAGCAGGCAGGGTATTGACGAACAAGCAAGAGGGGCATTGCCGACGAGAGGAGGCATGCCCCTCTTTTTATGACCGGTTATGGCAGTTATGGCAGGTTTCCTTCCTGCTGAAGGAGCCTGAACCATAGCTCCCACGCTGGTCTGGCCGTTGGGAAACGTCGCTTTTCTCTTTTCCAACTCCCTTTTCCACTAATGCAAGCCATTCCCACTAAAGGCTATGGGGCCAGCGGCTCCGTCTTCAATGGCCTCAAACTGATGGAAATTGAGCGCCAGGCACCCAAAGCCGACGAGGTTCACCTCAACATTCTGTACTGCGGCGTGTGCCACTCCGGCCTGCACCAGGTCAGGAACGACTGGCACAACACAATTTATCCCGGCGTGCCGGGGCACGAGATTATCGGCGCATTGATGAAATCGGCAGCGGCGTTACCAGGTTCAAGGTAGGCGACATCGTGGGTGTCGGCTGCATGATTGACTCATGCGGCGTGTGCCCGGCGTGCCGGGAAAAGGAGGAAAACTACTGCGAAGGCCCCGTGAGCTGGACAGCCACCTACAACGGGTACATGAAGCCCGAAAACGAGGAGTTCACTACCTTCGGTGGCTACTCTACCAACATCACGGTGAAAGAATCGTTTGTGCTGCGTATCCCGAAGGTATTGGATATCATTACTTCGCCAGCGTGAAGCTGGCCGCCTGCACGTCGCGCGAGTTGCCGCCCACGAATACCTGGAAGTCGCCGGGCTCGGCCACAAACTTGAGGTCGTCGTTGTAAAACTTGAGGTCGTCGGCCGTGAGGTGAAAGGTCAGCTGGCGGCTTTCGCCCTTTTTAAGCAGGATTTTCTGGAAGCCCTTCAATTCTTTCACCGGGCGAGTGCTGGAGCCCACGAGGTCGCGAATATAGAGCTGGGCTATTTCTTCGCCATCGTATTGGCCGGTATTCTGCACCGTTACGTTCACGGCAAGGCCTTCGCCGGGGCGCAGGATATTTTTGCTGATGGTTGGCTTGGAGTAGCTAAACGTGGTGTAGCTCAGGCCGAAGCCAAAAGGATAGAGCGGGTCGTTGGAGATATCGAGGTAGCGCGACTTGTACTTATCGAGCAACACGCCGGCGTAAGGGCGGCCGGTACTCTTATGATTATAGTAAATCGGAATCTGCCCCACCGACTGCGGAAAAGTCATGGTGAGCTTGCCCGATGGGTTGTAGGCCCCGAAGAGGGCATCGGCCACGGCGTTGCCGGCTTGCGTACCGCCAAACCACGTTTCCAGAATGGCATCGGCGTTTTGGTTTTCCCAGGGCAGGGCCAGCGGGCGGCCGTTTACGAGTACAAGCACGAGGGGCTTGCCAGTGGCTTTCAGGGCTTTGAGCAGGTCGAGCTGGCGGCCGGGCAGGCCAATGTCGGAGCGGCTGGCAGCTTCGCCGGTCATGCCCTGGCTTTCGCCCACCACGGCCACGACCACGTCGGCCGCCTGGGCCGCGCGCACGGCCTCGGCAATGGTGGTTTCAGCGGGGCGGGCGTCGATGCTCAGCTCGCCGCCGTAGGCATTAAGGCGCCGAATCAGCTGGTCGTCGTCGGTCACGTTTACGCCCTGCGTATACGTCACCCGGATACCGGACCCGCCCACATTCTTGATTCCCTGCAGGATAGAAACAGCCTGCTTGCCATCGCCGGCTCCGCTCCAGTTGCCAATCATGTCGCGGGCGCGGTCGGCCAGCGGCCCTACTACGGCAATATTAACGGTGTTTTTTAGCGGCAGCGTTTGCCGTTCGTTCTTAAGCAGCACCAGCGTGCGCCGCGTAATGGAGCGGGCTTCCTCGATATAAGCCGGCTTCATCATCGTGGCCTTGGCGCGCTCCTCCGTCACGCCCCGGTACGGGTCCTGAAAGAGGCCGAGCTTATACTTGGCTTCCAGCACGCGGCGGCAGGCCTGGTCGATATCGGCCTGGCGTACGGTGCCTTCTTTCAGGTTGGTAGCCAGCTGCTTTAAAAATACTTCGCCCACCATGTCCATATCGACGCCCGCTTTCAGGGCCAGCTCCGACACCTTTTTCTCATCGCCCATGCCGTGGGCTTCCATCTCGTTGATGGCGGTGTAATCGGTAGCCACGAAGCCGCTGAAGCCCCACTGGTTGCGCAGCAAATCCGTCAGCAGCCAGTGGTTGGCCGTGGCCGGGATGCCGTTAACGTCATTAAACGAAGACATTACCGAGCCCACGCCGGCTTTTACGGCGGCGCGGTAGGGCGGCAGGTACTCGTTGTACATACGCTGCCGGCTCATGTCGGTAGTGTTGTAGTCGCGCCCGGCCTCGGCCGCGCCATAGAGCGCAAAGTGCTTGAGGCAGGCCATCACATTCTCGGGGCGGGTCAGGTCGTTGGTGGGGCCCTGGTAGCCGCGAATCATGGCCTCGGCAACGCGCGAGCCCAGGTAGGGGTCTTCGCCGGCCCCTTCGGCCACGCGGCCCCAGCGCGGGTCGCGGGCAATGTCTACCATCGGCGAGTACACCCAGTTGATGCCATCGGCGGCCGATTCTTCGGCCGCAATGCGGGCGCTGCGCTCCAGGGCGCCCATGTCCCAGCTGGCGGCCAGCCCCAGCGGAATCGGGAAGATGGTGCGGTGCCCGTGAATAACGTCGTAGCCTAATATAAGCGGAATATGCAGCCGCGATTCCTGCACGGCCAGGGCTTGCAGCTTGCGGGCCGCCACCGGAGTATAGGTATTGAGTACCGCGCCCACCAGGCCCTTCTTGATGTTGGCGTCCACGTCCTTGCTCACCACCGGCCCGGTCACGTCGAAGCCCACCGAAACGAGGTTGAGTTGCCCAATTTTTTCCTCGAGCGTCATTTTTTGCATCAGGCTCGTTACGAACTGCTGCATTTTGGCGTCGGAGAGGGGAAGGGTGGGTTTGGAGGGAGCTTGGGCGTGGGCGCTGGCCAGGCTCAGGGCCACGAGCAGCGTGACCCCGAAGAGCGACTTGCGGTGTTTCATGAAAGGGTAGTTAGGAAATACTAAGCGGAAAGTTAGAGCAGTAGTTGGGTTGATAAAACTGCGTTTAGTGGTAGCTACGGCCATTTTACGCTGGTTAGTACCCTCGTACGGCATTGGGGCGTGTGCAGTAGCTGCTTGCCGACCGCAGCCTTTGGGCAATGCCGTTGCCGCAATGTGGCCGGCGTGTGCCTTAACCGTGCTTCCCATTGTGGAGTAGCCCGGTCAGAATTTAAACAGAAAGAAAAAGTAAAAAAAGCGCCCGGCCCCCGGCCGCAGTCCTCAGTCGGCTTTGCTGATGGCAGTACGGCTCAATACGCCGTTTTCGTTGATGGCTTCGATGGTAAAATAATACGGCCGGGTTTTGGCTATATCTTTAAAGATTTTATAATAAAAAATTTAAGATAATAAATATATTTTAAATTTTTAAGTGCCTGCCTCAGCCAGGCGCTGCACTTATCGGCAGCGGTACGCAGCACCACAAAATCCTTCCCTGCGGCCGGATGCCATCAAGAGCGACCTGGCCGTGGTTTACAAGCTGGTCTATGTGATGTATAAAACACTATAATTCAATGCTTTATTGCCTGATGTAACTGCCAGTCAGGATAATATCCTGACTGGCATCGCCTCCAGCTATGCCGACAAAGGCAGCTTGCCCGACGATTACGGCGAGGCTAAAAATATCGGCAAGCTCACGGCTACCTCTGCCAATGGCAATGTCAACAACGTCCGGAATGGGTATTTCCAGAGCGTGGCCGTGCTAACCCAGCGTTAAAGGGAGAATGAAAACGTAAAATAGCGTAGAAAACAGGCCAGGTGTAAATCCTTGTTTTCCTTTGAAAAGTAAAAAATGTGAGGTAGCGGGCTGCTTTTTTATTACCAAAATATCGATTCCTTCGTAAGCAGGCCAATAATTACTACGGGCTAGCTGCCCCACCTTTTACACACTTCTTTTCATATATGAGCGAATTCTCTTCCTCCCTCCGCCGGCTACTGCCAGGAGCGGTGCTGCTGGCCGCCGGGCTGAGTGCCACGGCAACCCAAGCCCAGACGCCCGACCGTAAAACGGCCATTGGGGCTAATGTTAGCCTGCTGCAATACCAAGGCAACCTCGGTGGTGATTTTGGGGTGATGCACTTCCCTGAGCAGGTAGGTGTGGGCGCGCATATCACTCGCTACCTGTCGCCGTCGTTCGATGTAAGCTTGCTCGGCAATTTCCAGAACTTTCGTTACGTCGCAGATGCAGCGCCGAAGGATGAGTTCAACGCCCGCATTGCCATGTTTGACCTGGGCTTGAAGCTAAAGCTCAACAATGGTAAGATTCTGAAGGAGGAATCATTCATTCAGCCTTACCTGATGGGCGGCGGCGGCTTCTTTGTCGCCAACAGCCGGGGCAACTACCTTACCTTCAACCAAAACCTGACGACCACGAGCGGCACCTTTTTCAACCAGGTGCGGCGCCCCGAAGTGTTTGGCCAGGCAGGCCTGCGTTTCCGTCTCTCGCCCGCAGTGGGGCTTGATGTAACCGCCAGCCAGCACTACGCCTTTACCGGCGATAATATCGATGTCGACAACTCGAGCAGCGGCAAGTATTATGACCGCTTTCTGGTGTATGGTGCTGGCCTGACGGTAGCATTGGGCAAAGCCAAGGATACGGACGGCGATGGCGTGCCCGACCGCAAGGACAAGTGCCCCAATACGCCCGCCGGGGTGAAGGTGGACGTCAACGGCTGCCCGGTTGACACCGACGGCGATGGCGTAGCCGACTACCAGGATAAGTGCCCCACCGTGAAAGGGCTGCCGGCCCTGCAGGGCTGCCCCGATGCTGACGGCGACGGCGTGGCCGACAACGACGACAAGTGCCCCAACACCCCGGCCGGCGTGCGCGTCGACGCCACGGGCTGCCCGCTCGATGCTGATGGCGATGGCGTGCCCGACTACCTCGACAAGTGCCCCGGCACTCCCTCGGGCGTGAAGGTGGATGCCACTGGCTGCCCGCTCGACCGCGACGGCGACGGCGTACCCGACTACCAGGACCGCTGCCCCGACCGCGCCGGCCCGGCCTCCAACAAAGGCTGCCCCGAGATTAAGGCCGAGGCCAAGAAAATCCTCAATGAGGCCACCAAGTACATCCAGTTCGACTTCGACAAGGCTACCCTGAAGCCGTCCTCGTATCCGAAGCTGCAGCAGATGGTGCAAATCATGAACGACTACCCGGATTATAGCCTCAGCATTGCCGGCCACACCGACAGCAAGGGCGATGATGCCTACAACCTGCGCCTGAGCTACGAGCGCGCCGCCTCGGCCCGCGCTTACATGCTGAGCAAAGGCATTCCGGCCGCCCGCATCGAGAGCCGGGGCTATGGCGAAACCAAGCCCATTGCCGACAACAAGACGGCCGCCGGCCAGGCCCTGAACCGCCGGGTGGACTTCGACCCCTTCCTGACCGGCGAGCCCAACGCGGCCGAAGTGAAGTACGGCCCGGCCCCGGCCGAGCCCACGGAGGCCGAGGTGAAAAAGGCGGCCACCAAAAAGGCTCCGGCCCGCAAAGCCCCCGCCCATAAGGCCCCGGTGAAGCGCAAGAAGTAAGCGCCCACCCGCCGCCCGTGCGGCTACCCTGAAAAGCAGCCCGCTCAGCTTGAGCGGGCTGCTTTTTTGTGGGTACTTCGCAAAGGCACTTATTGAATTAATTTTTTAATATATTCAATACGTTGATAATTTATAAAAATTATGTGATGAGCAACGCCGTTATCAGCGGGTTAGTAGCCACTTTTTTGACTGCTATTGAGTAATAATCCGTGGTGAACGCTGCCTATGGTCACCTTTTATTGCTGGCTAGCACCTTACTTGTGGCATGAAAAAACGCCATTTGCTGAGTGGGCTGCTGCCCGTGGTTGCTGTGATGCTACTGGCGGCGGCCCCGCCAGCTACAGTGCTGAGAAAAGTGCGACAGTATCGCCAGCAGCACGAGCACGAACTGCTGGCCGAATACTCGCGGCTGCTGGCCATCCCCAACGTAGCGGCCGATACGGCGGGGATGCACCGCACTGCCGCCACCATCGCGGCCATGATGCGCCAGCGCGGCATTGCCGATGTGCAGCTGCTTAAAGCTGCTTCACCTGCTGTGCCACCCGCCGTGTATGGCGAGGTTCGGGTTCCTGGTGCCACCCGCACCATCGTGTTTTATGCGCACTACGACGGTCAGCCGGTCAACCCGTCGCAATGGGCGGCGGGCCTCAGTCCTTTTCAACCTGTGTTGGCCAGTGGCTCACTGGCGAAAGGAGGAGCCCTGCTGCCCATGCCTGCGCCGGGCACGCCGCTTAACTCCGACTGGCGTCTCTACGCCCGCGGCAGCTCCGACGATAAGGCCGGCGTAATGGCCATCATTTCGGGCTACCAGGCACTGGCCCAGAGCGGCATCAGGCCTACGGTGAACCTAAAGTTCTTTTTTGAGGGTGAGGAAGAGGCTGGTTCGCCCCACCTGGCCGAACTGCTGGCCCGGCACCGGGCCTTATTGCAATCCGACCTCTGGATAATCTGTGATGGGCCAGTCCACCAGTCGGGCCGCAAGCAGGTAGTATTTGGTGCCCACGGCGATGTGAATGTGGCGCTCACTGTGTACGGGCCCCGGCGCCCGCTGCACAGCGGGCACTATGGCAACTGGGCCCCCAACCCGGCTATGGCGCTGGCCCGCCTGCTGGGCTCTATGAAAGATAGCACCGGCCGCGTCACTATTGCGGGCTTCTACGACGACGTGGTGCCGCTTACTGCCACCGAGCAGGCCGCCCTGCGCCGTATCCCTATTATCGACGATGACATTCGGCGCGAGCTGGGCTTTGCCCGGCCCGACGGCCAGGGGCAGTCGCTGGTCGAGCTACTCAATCAACCCTCGCTGAATATTAATGGGATGCGAAGCGCCAATGTGGGTCCGCAGGCAGCCAACGTTATTCCCACCACGGCCGAAGCAGTGCTGGATTTACGTCTGGTGCTGGGCAACGACTACCAGCGGCAGATTCAGAAAGTAGTGCGGCACATTGAGCACCAAGGCTTTTTCGTAACGCACGCCGAGCCTACCGATGCCGAGCGGGCACAGTACCCGCGCCTGGTGCGGGTGGTGCCTGCTACCGGCTACAATGCCCAGCGCACGCCTATGGATTCGCCCCTGGCCGGACGCGTGGTGCAGGCGGTGCAGAGTACCGTAACGGAGCCGGTGGTGCTATTGCCCACCTCCGGTGGTAGCCTGCCGCTCTATGTATTCAAACAAGAGCTGGGTACAACTACGCTAACCGTGCCCGTTGCCAATTACGATAACAATCAGCACGCTGAAAACGAAAATATCCGGTTGGGTAATCTTTGGGATGGCATTGAGACAATGGCCGCGCTTATGACGATGAAGTAAGCAGCGGGCCACGGAGGAGGAGCTGTTTTTTAATTTTTGAAGCTGGCCTGCGGCAGGTGGCTCCACACTGCTAACCTGGGAACACTGGGCAGCGCTGGCATCTGCTCACAGACCAGCACCAGCGCCTGCCCTGCGGCTATCCACAATAATTATTCAGTAATAGCCACTTAGCGCATCAGCGACTAGCAGCTGGGGCAGTTTGTGTCGTACTTTTAACCCCGCTTAAATCTAGTACATACTGATACGACCTTTACTCAATGCGTTTGCCTGCGATTTTCCTGGTTGCCTTAGCGCTGCTAAGTAGCCATTTTGTGTACGCTGCTACCTGGGATGAGCCCTGGCAGGAAACAGTTATAAAAGAATCCGGCTCGTTTGTGCTGGCCCGCGTAACCACCTTTGACCCCAAAAAAGGCGCTATTATAAATGTATTGCGTACCCTGGCCGGCGCGCCGCTGGCCGGTCCGGTCGAGGTTTCGGGCTTTTACAGCCTGCACCTGTGCAATGAAGCGGGAGAGGAGGCCGGGTTCCGGTTTGAAGGAATTGACTCTTGCTATGTCTTTTTGCAGAAAACGGCGGCCGGCTATGCCATTGCCACGCCCACCTCGGGCTTTGCGGCGATAAAGCACAGCAAGGTAGCGGCTACCTACCGGCACAGCTACCACCAGGCGCTGGTGCCGCAAAGCGTGTACGAGCCTACCATGACGGCTATTTTTCAGCATTACCACGGGCAGCCGTACGATGCGGACTATATCAATAAGTTTGTAAGCAGCACCCTGGCCCTGGCACCGGCCCGGCGCAACTCGGCCGAGCAGGCCACCTTCTTTCTGCAGCACGTAGCCCTCGAAACCACGTATCACCTGGGCCTGACGACCTATTGCACCGCCATTCTGCCATTTCTGCGCGATACCACCAATTTTCACGCGCAGGTTTCGGCTACCCGGGCCCTGGCGGCCACGGCTACCCCCGAAGCCAAGCAGCAGCTTATCAAAGTACTTACCCGCAAAAGCGACCGCGACTTT
The sequence above is drawn from the Hymenobacter baengnokdamensis genome and encodes:
- a CDS encoding S9 family peptidase; the encoded protein is MKKLFPVLLLLAAPAMAQETQYHEPPAAIRDLLLAPPTPRVSLSSDGSVLAILAVQDFPTIAELSQPELRLAGLRLNPRTNGPSRVSYAVGLQFKRLPGGAEMPVQGLPAQARISNPSWSPDNKYLAFSLTTPASEGTAGRVELWVADVATNSARRLLTTPLNETFGTAFEWLSDSQTLLARVVPAGRGPAPAADATPTGPAVQEAGSGKKSGARTYQDLLKNPADEHLFDYYATAQLVKVKLADGSAQPLGEPGVLRSVSPSPDGRYVLVRTAHKPYSYTLPISSFPQRIDVLDVATGSLVKTIADLPLADNVPTNFDAVPTGPRDHAWRTDVPATLSYAEAQDGGDPKVKTAIREKVYLLPAPFSGPAQELAALPLRYAGLTWGTDHLALVDGYRWADRHETTWQLDPAAPGQPLKVLFDGSSQDTYHNPGTPVTRRNAQGRYVLRLSQGGQAIYLSGQGASPEGDRPFVDELNLQTRKTARLWRSEAPYYEVPVTIFDGKKGQLELLTRRESIDQNPNYYLRELGKKGQPLALTHFANPYAKFGGSFRKQVLHYKRADGVDLTANLYLPPNYKKTDGPLPTLMEAYPVEFKDKANAGQVNGSPYTFTRISWASPVYWVTQGYAVLENATVPIVGEGSAEPNDTYTEQLVSSAKAAIDEGARLGVVDPARVAVMGHSYGAFMTANLLAHSNLFKAGIARSGAYNRTLTPFGFQGEERTYWQAKGVYDAMSPFNFADKIKTPILLIHGEADNNSGTFPIQSERFYAALKGQGATVRYVVLPAEAHSYAARENLLHMLWEMDSWLNKYVKAPAPAVN
- the bglX gene encoding beta-glucosidase BglX, with the translated sequence MKHRKSLFGVTLLVALSLASAHAQAPSKPTLPLSDAKMQQFVTSLMQKMTLEEKIGQLNLVSVGFDVTGPVVSKDVDANIKKGLVGAVLNTYTPVAARKLQALAVQESRLHIPLILGYDVIHGHRTIFPIPLGLAASWDMGALERSARIAAEESAADGINWVYSPMVDIARDPRWGRVAEGAGEDPYLGSRVAEAMIRGYQGPTNDLTRPENVMACLKHFALYGAAEAGRDYNTTDMSRQRMYNEYLPPYRAAVKAGVGSVMSSFNDVNGIPATANHWLLTDLLRNQWGFSGFVATDYTAINEMEAHGMGDEKKVSELALKAGVDMDMVGEVFLKQLATNLKEGTVRQADIDQACRRVLEAKYKLGLFQDPYRGVTEERAKATMMKPAYIEEARSITRRTLVLLKNERQTLPLKNTVNIAVVGPLADRARDMIGNWSGAGDGKQAVSILQGIKNVGGSGIRVTYTQGVNVTDDDQLIRRLNAYGGELSIDARPAETTIAEAVRAAQAADVVVAVVGESQGMTGEAASRSDIGLPGRQLDLLKALKATGKPLVLVLVNGRPLALPWENQNADAILETWFGGTQAGNAVADALFGAYNPSGKLTMTFPQSVGQIPIYYNHKSTGRPYAGVLLDKYKSRYLDISNDPLYPFGFGLSYTTFSYSKPTISKNILRPGEGLAVNVTVQNTGQYDGEEIAQLYIRDLVGSSTRPVKELKGFQKILLKKGESRQLTFHLTADDLKFYNDDLKFVAEPGDFQVFVGGNSRDVQAASFTLAK
- a CDS encoding OmpA family protein; the encoded protein is MSEFSSSLRRLLPGAVLLAAGLSATATQAQTPDRKTAIGANVSLLQYQGNLGGDFGVMHFPEQVGVGAHITRYLSPSFDVSLLGNFQNFRYVADAAPKDEFNARIAMFDLGLKLKLNNGKILKEESFIQPYLMGGGGFFVANSRGNYLTFNQNLTTTSGTFFNQVRRPEVFGQAGLRFRLSPAVGLDVTASQHYAFTGDNIDVDNSSSGKYYDRFLVYGAGLTVALGKAKDTDGDGVPDRKDKCPNTPAGVKVDVNGCPVDTDGDGVADYQDKCPTVKGLPALQGCPDADGDGVADNDDKCPNTPAGVRVDATGCPLDADGDGVPDYLDKCPGTPSGVKVDATGCPLDRDGDGVPDYQDRCPDRAGPASNKGCPEIKAEAKKILNEATKYIQFDFDKATLKPSSYPKLQQMVQIMNDYPDYSLSIAGHTDSKGDDAYNLRLSYERAASARAYMLSKGIPAARIESRGYGETKPIADNKTAAGQALNRRVDFDPFLTGEPNAAEVKYGPAPAEPTEAEVKKAATKKAPARKAPAHKAPVKRKK
- a CDS encoding M20/M25/M40 family metallo-hydrolase, translated to MKKRHLLSGLLPVVAVMLLAAAPPATVLRKVRQYRQQHEHELLAEYSRLLAIPNVAADTAGMHRTAATIAAMMRQRGIADVQLLKAASPAVPPAVYGEVRVPGATRTIVFYAHYDGQPVNPSQWAAGLSPFQPVLASGSLAKGGALLPMPAPGTPLNSDWRLYARGSSDDKAGVMAIISGYQALAQSGIRPTVNLKFFFEGEEEAGSPHLAELLARHRALLQSDLWIICDGPVHQSGRKQVVFGAHGDVNVALTVYGPRRPLHSGHYGNWAPNPAMALARLLGSMKDSTGRVTIAGFYDDVVPLTATEQAALRRIPIIDDDIRRELGFARPDGQGQSLVELLNQPSLNINGMRSANVGPQAANVIPTTAEAVLDLRLVLGNDYQRQIQKVVRHIEHQGFFVTHAEPTDAERAQYPRLVRVVPATGYNAQRTPMDSPLAGRVVQAVQSTVTEPVVLLPTSGGSLPLYVFKQELGTTTLTVPVANYDNNQHAENENIRLGNLWDGIETMAALMTMK